In Streptomyces capitiformicae, one genomic interval encodes:
- a CDS encoding nucleotidyltransferase family protein, producing the protein MTDPNAASRPVQAVILAGGQGSRLRPYTDDRPKPMVEIPGTGTPIIGHQLAWLAEEGVTDVVVSCGHLADVLQKWLDSADLPVRVTTVVETEPLGRGGGLKYAAAHLPHPDRAWYATNGDIWTRFSLRDMADFHTERDAVATLALARPRIPWGAVKTDGFGRVTDFIEAPPTTYEINAGVYVFSPEFAGLLPERGDHERTTFPRLARERRLAGFPIPQGAYWRAIDTAKDLTEAAKELAALGR; encoded by the coding sequence ATGACCGATCCGAACGCCGCGTCGCGCCCCGTTCAAGCCGTGATCCTGGCCGGTGGCCAGGGCTCCCGGCTGCGTCCGTACACCGACGACCGACCGAAGCCCATGGTCGAGATCCCCGGCACGGGCACCCCGATCATCGGCCATCAGCTCGCCTGGCTCGCCGAGGAGGGCGTCACCGACGTCGTCGTCTCCTGCGGCCATCTCGCCGACGTCCTGCAGAAGTGGCTGGACTCGGCCGACCTCCCGGTCCGCGTCACCACGGTCGTCGAGACGGAACCCCTCGGCCGCGGCGGAGGCCTCAAGTACGCCGCCGCCCACCTCCCGCACCCGGACCGGGCCTGGTACGCCACCAACGGCGACATCTGGACCCGCTTCTCGCTCCGCGACATGGCGGACTTCCACACGGAACGCGACGCCGTGGCCACCCTCGCCCTGGCCCGCCCCCGCATCCCCTGGGGCGCCGTGAAGACGGACGGCTTCGGCCGGGTGACGGACTTCATCGAGGCCCCGCCGACGACGTACGAGATCAACGCCGGCGTCTACGTCTTCTCCCCCGAGTTCGCCGGCCTCCTCCCCGAACGCGGCGACCACGAACGCACCACCTTCCCCCGCCTGGCCCGAGAGCGCCGCCTGGCAGGCTTCCCGATCCCCCAGGGCGCGTACTGGCGAGCGATCGACACGGCGAAGGACCTGACGGAGGCAGCGAAGGAGTTGGCGGCCCTGGGCCGCTAG